Proteins co-encoded in one Maridesulfovibrio ferrireducens genomic window:
- a CDS encoding bifunctional precorrin-2 dehydrogenase/sirohydrochlorin ferrochelatase, with translation MLYPNSMTYYPISLKVENQKCLLVGAGEVGLRKLKSLLYCHPAEIWVIDTCDPSPEIRSIGDNTRVFFKKRAFTPSDLDGKFVVFACTSNPVVNRHIADLCQQKNILCNIADYPEGSNFIVPSVIRQGDLTLTVSTGGNSPAFTKKIRRDLQNIFGDHYAKFLTLMGRLRPLVLDLGKETSENTALFRHLVASPILDELEAGNISRVHELLAEILPEELVPHIPELTDDFV, from the coding sequence TTGCTATACCCAAACTCTATGACGTACTATCCTATTTCTCTCAAAGTGGAAAATCAGAAATGTCTGCTTGTCGGAGCCGGAGAAGTCGGCCTTCGCAAGCTGAAATCCCTATTATATTGCCATCCAGCTGAAATATGGGTGATTGATACCTGTGATCCTTCTCCGGAAATACGGAGCATCGGAGATAATACCCGTGTGTTTTTTAAAAAACGTGCATTTACCCCTTCTGATTTAGATGGAAAATTTGTAGTCTTTGCCTGCACCAGCAATCCGGTTGTAAACAGACACATTGCTGATCTTTGTCAGCAAAAAAATATCCTCTGCAATATTGCTGATTATCCTGAGGGCAGCAACTTCATTGTTCCGTCGGTAATAAGACAGGGAGATCTTACACTTACTGTCTCTACAGGCGGTAACAGTCCGGCATTTACAAAAAAAATTCGTCGTGATCTACAAAACATTTTTGGTGATCATTACGCAAAATTTCTTACTTTAATGGGTAGATTGCGGCCTCTGGTCCTTGACCTTGGCAAGGAAACAAGCGAAAACACCGCTTTGTTCAGGCATCTTGTTGCGTCTCCGATTTTAGATGAACTGGAAGCAGGAAACATAAGCCGGGTTCATGAATTATTGGCTGAAATCCTGCCGGAAGAACTTGTTCCCCACATCCCGGAGTTAACTGATGACTTTGTTTGA
- a CDS encoding glycosyltransferase family 9 protein, which translates to MKRVLIVQLTRFGDLVQTKRLILTLAKRGFEVHLCVDRSLKDLANIIYPDCVVHALIAHGTGISDNGMTSVLPFNFKLFQTLKSINFDQIYNLNFSPMNYMLSSLFDPRKVVGHKRVNGQDIKDPWLDMAFRFSTERRNNINIVDYWTALSPDMIPSSQVNPVAASKGGGIGVVMAGRESRRSLPFDVFAPLILSARSVNKNKNIFLLGSSSEKKAGEKLLSKFPSSIAKDTVNLAGKTDWKELIETVSKLDLLMTPDTGTMHLAAHLGTPVLGFFLSSAWCCETGPYGKGHTIIQADFDCSPCVESQPCYNNLKCLEPFKESNMARFIATRKAEHLPQGLSVFESKCDFLGTEYVLKAGHDTSKERRERIRRFIGCYLGLLDLGEYGPFPELAEKFYKEKDWITRSRLLS; encoded by the coding sequence ATGAAACGAGTTCTTATTGTGCAACTTACAAGGTTTGGAGACCTTGTTCAGACCAAAAGACTTATTCTTACTCTTGCAAAGCGAGGCTTTGAAGTTCACCTATGCGTAGACCGCTCGCTCAAAGATTTAGCAAATATTATATATCCTGATTGTGTTGTCCATGCGTTGATTGCACATGGAACAGGAATTTCTGACAATGGTATGACTTCAGTTTTACCTTTTAATTTTAAGCTTTTCCAGACACTTAAAAGCATTAATTTTGATCAGATCTATAATTTAAATTTTTCACCGATGAACTATATGTTGTCTTCACTTTTTGATCCTCGAAAAGTCGTGGGGCATAAGCGGGTTAACGGGCAGGATATAAAAGACCCGTGGCTTGATATGGCTTTCCGGTTTTCAACAGAAAGACGTAATAATATCAATATCGTAGATTATTGGACAGCATTAAGTCCAGATATGATTCCGTCTTCACAAGTTAATCCGGTTGCTGCTTCGAAGGGAGGGGGAATCGGGGTAGTCATGGCTGGTAGGGAATCACGGCGCTCACTTCCGTTTGATGTATTTGCTCCGTTAATTCTGTCGGCAAGATCAGTAAACAAAAATAAAAATATATTTTTATTAGGTAGCAGTTCTGAAAAAAAAGCCGGAGAGAAACTGCTTAGTAAATTTCCTTCATCCATCGCTAAGGATACCGTTAATCTTGCTGGAAAAACAGATTGGAAAGAATTGATCGAAACTGTTTCAAAGCTTGATCTGCTGATGACGCCGGATACAGGAACCATGCATTTGGCAGCTCATCTGGGAACTCCTGTACTTGGATTCTTTCTTTCTTCTGCATGGTGCTGTGAGACCGGGCCTTACGGAAAAGGGCATACAATAATTCAAGCCGACTTTGATTGTTCTCCGTGTGTTGAATCTCAGCCATGCTATAATAATTTGAAGTGTCTTGAACCTTTTAAAGAGTCAAACATGGCCAGATTTATCGCGACACGTAAGGCTGAGCATTTGCCACAGGGATTATCTGTTTTTGAATCTAAATGCGATTTTTTAGGAACTGAATACGTTTTAAAAGCAGGGCACGACACGTCTAAAGAACGTCGAGAGAGAATAAGGCGTTTTATCGGTTGTTATCTCGGCCTACTTGATCTCGGTGAATATGGACCTTTTCCTGAACTTGCGGAAAAGTTTTATAAAGAAAAAGACTGGATAACAAGATCGAGGTTATTAAGTTGA
- a CDS encoding inner membrane protein YpjD yields MTLFEFFQYVIIALYLMGMTFFIAGTLKNNQVMGKLGNLCAIGGFALHSLDLLLAVTLYKSTVLTGGFFYFSLLGWSFILVYFALWWKVRNTFFALTASPLALLLFIASLAAQSLKVTLPAHLAGLFIGLHIGTIFVSIALMAMAAGAGVAFIYLNNKIKTKANLTSLGKEMPSLNTFDRVNHWAIMIGFPLYTLGLAAGFLWARGTFTKMFSWDPKEIVTLLVWFLFAFLFHQRTVVGWRGRKPAILVIIVFVITMISLWGINFFIPTHHSFKV; encoded by the coding sequence ATGACTTTGTTTGAGTTTTTTCAATACGTGATCATAGCCCTTTATTTGATGGGCATGACCTTTTTTATCGCAGGAACCCTGAAAAACAATCAGGTAATGGGTAAGCTAGGTAATCTCTGCGCTATCGGCGGATTTGCTTTGCATTCTCTCGATCTATTGCTTGCTGTAACGCTGTATAAATCAACAGTACTCACAGGCGGTTTCTTTTATTTCAGTCTGCTGGGATGGAGCTTCATTCTTGTTTATTTCGCTCTTTGGTGGAAAGTAAGAAATACTTTCTTTGCATTGACAGCTTCACCTCTGGCTCTTTTGCTGTTCATTGCATCTCTTGCCGCGCAAAGTCTGAAAGTAACACTCCCCGCCCATCTGGCAGGTCTTTTTATAGGCCTTCATATCGGAACTATTTTTGTGAGCATAGCTCTGATGGCAATGGCCGCAGGAGCCGGAGTTGCTTTCATATACCTGAACAACAAAATCAAAACGAAAGCAAATCTTACCTCTCTAGGTAAAGAAATGCCTTCTTTAAACACCTTCGACAGAGTGAATCATTGGGCCATAATGATCGGCTTCCCTCTTTATACGCTGGGACTTGCAGCCGGTTTTCTATGGGCACGAGGAACCTTTACCAAAATGTTCTCGTGGGATCCGAAGGAAATTGTAACGTTATTGGTCTGGTTTTTATTTGCATTTCTTTTTCATCAACGCACCGTTGTTGGCTGGAGAGGCAGAAAACCGGCAATTCTGGTGATCATTGTATTTGTCATCACCATGATATCCTTATGGGGAATTAATTTCTTTATCCCTACTCACCACAGCTTTAAAGTCTGA
- the nadB gene encoding L-aspartate oxidase, whose amino-acid sequence MQDNRMKTDVLIIGAGISGCISALTVAEKGVEVTLLTQGDDLFTGNTRLAQGGIVYTGPGDSPKILEKDIRTAGWDYNNIKAIRTLTKEGPEALKHLLLEKYPVPFACDENGDYSLTREGGHTVPRILYCADHTGHSIMEVLSKAVADHPNITVCTQRTAVDLLTNHHHARGTEFKYCLSNKCLGAYVYNESIDAVETILADFTVLATGGLGQIYLHTTNSTGSIGSGVAMASRAKVRIINSEMVQFHPTAFYQGTRSRASRRFLISEAVRGEGAKLVNCYGEAFMPRYDPRADLAPRDIVTRSIQEEMLRTGEECVYLDAANFVKHDLKERFPTIYGTCAEAGTDITKTPIPVVPAAHYYCGGILVDEKGRTTLDRLYSVGECSCTGVHGGNRLASTSLLEGMFWGYTSGKDMASKISKKTAISKKLMNAIPNWENSGTNENEDPALIAQDWMLIRSIMWNYVGITRSTARLSRAMYDLQNLNRDLRSFYKRTPISRPIVDLFHGCQAALSVTAAAIKNKKSLGCHYRVD is encoded by the coding sequence ATGCAAGACAACCGAATGAAAACTGATGTTTTAATTATCGGAGCAGGAATATCCGGCTGTATATCAGCTTTAACCGTAGCGGAAAAAGGTGTCGAGGTAACACTGTTAACTCAGGGAGACGACCTTTTCACAGGTAACACCAGACTGGCCCAAGGTGGCATTGTTTATACCGGTCCGGGAGATTCTCCTAAAATTCTTGAAAAAGATATCAGAACAGCCGGATGGGATTATAACAATATAAAGGCCATCCGTACCTTAACGAAAGAGGGTCCGGAAGCGCTGAAACATCTGCTTCTGGAAAAATATCCTGTTCCTTTTGCCTGCGATGAAAATGGTGACTACAGCCTGACTCGTGAAGGTGGACACACCGTGCCCCGCATACTCTACTGTGCGGATCATACCGGACATTCCATCATGGAAGTTCTTTCAAAAGCTGTAGCAGATCATCCTAATATCACCGTCTGTACTCAGCGAACAGCTGTTGACCTTTTGACAAATCATCATCACGCGAGAGGAACCGAGTTTAAATATTGCCTCAGCAATAAATGTCTCGGAGCATATGTCTATAATGAATCCATAGATGCTGTTGAAACTATACTGGCTGATTTTACTGTATTAGCAACAGGTGGACTCGGTCAGATTTATTTGCATACTACGAATTCTACCGGATCTATCGGGTCCGGAGTGGCTATGGCTTCACGTGCGAAAGTCAGAATTATAAATTCAGAAATGGTACAATTTCACCCTACTGCTTTTTATCAGGGTACACGCTCAAGAGCGAGCCGCCGATTCCTGATATCTGAAGCCGTTCGCGGTGAAGGAGCAAAATTAGTAAACTGTTACGGTGAAGCGTTTATGCCACGCTACGACCCAAGAGCAGATCTTGCCCCGCGTGACATCGTAACTCGTTCAATTCAGGAAGAGATGCTTAGAACGGGAGAAGAATGCGTCTACCTTGATGCCGCAAACTTTGTGAAACATGATTTAAAAGAAAGATTCCCCACAATTTATGGAACTTGCGCTGAAGCCGGTACCGATATCACAAAGACACCTATTCCGGTTGTTCCTGCCGCCCATTACTACTGCGGAGGAATTCTTGTGGATGAAAAAGGAAGAACAACTCTGGACAGACTTTATAGTGTTGGAGAATGCTCCTGTACAGGCGTTCATGGCGGAAATAGACTAGCTTCAACCTCACTGCTCGAAGGAATGTTCTGGGGATATACCTCCGGTAAGGATATGGCGTCAAAGATTTCTAAGAAAACAGCAATTAGCAAGAAATTGATGAACGCAATTCCTAATTGGGAAAACTCCGGTACAAATGAAAATGAAGATCCGGCTTTGATTGCTCAAGACTGGATGTTGATTCGCAGTATTATGTGGAACTATGTAGGAATAACAAGATCTACTGCCCGTCTCAGTCGTGCAATGTACGATCTGCAAAATCTCAACAGAGATTTAAGATCATTTTACAAAAGAACGCCGATCAGTAGACCTATTGTTGATTTATTTCACGGCTGTCAGGCAGCTCTTTCTGTTACAGCTGCTGCGATTAAAAACAAAAAAAGTCTCGGGTGTCATTATAGAGTTGATTAA
- the nadA gene encoding quinolinate synthase NadA, with product MYSKIISDIKAKYGSKLAILGHHYQADEIIRHTDLKGDSLELARQIDKLKAEYIVFCGVHFMAESAAIVRKANQKVYIPDPSAGCVMANMAPAELVDTVLTKILEESGRKIIPLAYVNTPAAVKAVCGKHGGSVCTSANAEKMLKWALERGDGVLFLPDKNLALNTADKLGIPENKRLILNIRKKGEKLNVEETLDKQLLIWPGLCAIHQKFKISQIENLRKKYPGAKVVVHPECPPEIVAAADGDGSTSYLIKYVTEAPVGSTIIIGTETNLVNRLAKQFPDKNILPLSVSFCSNMAKITEQKLAELLQNLESAEFEDVSDNIRIPAKVALERMLKVCA from the coding sequence ATGTATTCCAAAATTATCAGTGACATAAAAGCAAAATACGGAAGTAAGCTGGCCATTCTTGGGCACCATTATCAGGCTGATGAAATAATCAGACACACTGATTTAAAAGGAGATTCACTGGAACTCGCTCGTCAGATTGATAAGCTTAAAGCCGAATACATTGTTTTTTGCGGTGTGCATTTTATGGCTGAATCTGCGGCCATCGTCCGTAAAGCTAATCAAAAAGTATATATACCGGACCCTTCAGCTGGATGCGTCATGGCCAACATGGCCCCTGCCGAGTTGGTTGATACTGTTTTGACAAAAATTCTTGAAGAAAGCGGCAGAAAGATAATTCCATTGGCTTACGTCAACACCCCTGCCGCAGTAAAAGCTGTTTGCGGTAAACATGGCGGATCTGTCTGCACTTCTGCAAATGCCGAAAAAATGCTGAAATGGGCACTCGAAAGAGGAGACGGAGTTCTTTTCCTTCCCGATAAAAACCTCGCACTCAACACAGCTGACAAACTCGGCATTCCAGAAAATAAAAGATTAATTCTTAATATCCGCAAGAAAGGTGAAAAGCTTAATGTTGAAGAAACTCTGGACAAACAGCTTTTAATTTGGCCCGGACTTTGTGCTATCCATCAAAAATTCAAGATTTCTCAAATAGAAAATCTCCGTAAAAAATATCCGGGAGCAAAGGTTGTCGTACACCCTGAATGCCCGCCTGAAATAGTTGCGGCGGCTGACGGAGATGGTTCGACGTCTTATCTTATTAAATATGTCACTGAAGCTCCAGTCGGTTCGACTATTATTATTGGTACTGAAACCAATTTAGTAAATAGGCTGGCTAAACAGTTCCCTGATAAAAACATCCTTCCTTTAAGTGTAAGTTTTTGTAGCAACATGGCTAAGATAACTGAACAAAAACTTGCCGAACTTCTCCAGAACCTTGAAAGTGCCGAATTTGAAGACGTATCAGACAATATAAGAATTCCCGCCAAAGTTGCCCTTGAAAGGATGCTTAAGGTCTGTGCTTGA
- the nadC gene encoding carboxylating nicotinate-nucleotide diphosphorylase — protein MTDNKFDTFFQAESKMFLLATIRIALSEDGPDLTSQGLFEPEDLANAQIIAKEETIVAGLPLIPLILEFADKDNVCKVHLNVDEGDRISAGTLIAAIQGPAAILLKAERVMLNFLSHLSGIATLTNKYVKALDHSETILLDTRKTIPGLRYPEKYAVLVGGAQNHRLNLVEMLMLKDNHIDRAGSITLAVEKLRSKYEPCPPIEVECRNQQEVDEAIACKVERIMLDNMTFEEAKASIATVPDSIETEISGNVTLETIAHLAEAGPDYISVGRITHSAKCSDMSMQIYSI, from the coding sequence ATGACTGACAATAAATTCGATACATTCTTTCAGGCTGAATCAAAAATGTTCCTTTTAGCAACAATTAGAATAGCTTTGAGTGAAGATGGGCCGGACCTGACTTCACAGGGATTATTCGAACCTGAAGATCTGGCAAATGCTCAGATCATTGCAAAAGAAGAAACTATTGTTGCCGGATTACCACTTATTCCCCTTATTCTTGAATTTGCAGACAAAGATAACGTTTGCAAAGTTCATTTAAATGTTGATGAAGGCGACAGAATTTCAGCCGGAACACTTATAGCTGCCATTCAAGGTCCAGCCGCAATACTCCTGAAAGCAGAAAGAGTTATGCTTAATTTTCTCTCCCATCTATCCGGAATAGCGACTCTTACCAATAAGTATGTTAAAGCACTTGATCATAGTGAAACAATTTTGCTGGACACAAGAAAAACTATTCCAGGACTTCGCTACCCTGAAAAATATGCTGTTCTTGTAGGCGGAGCTCAAAATCATCGTCTAAATCTTGTTGAAATGCTGATGTTAAAAGATAATCATATTGATAGAGCCGGATCTATTACGCTCGCAGTTGAAAAGCTTCGTAGCAAATATGAACCCTGCCCGCCCATAGAAGTAGAATGCCGAAATCAGCAGGAAGTTGATGAAGCGATAGCTTGTAAAGTTGAGCGTATAATGCTCGACAATATGACTTTTGAAGAAGCAAAAGCTTCGATAGCAACGGTTCCTGATTCAATAGAAACAGAAATCAGCGGAAACGTGACTCTTGAAACAATTGCACATCTTGCAGAAGCCGGCCCTGACTATATTTCCGTGGGAAGAATCACACATTCTGCAAAGTGTTCAGACATGAGCATGCAAATATATTCAATCTAG
- a CDS encoding adenylate kinase has product MNILIFGPNGSGKGTQGALAKKKFDLDHIESGAIFRKHIGGGTELGMKAKAFIEKGELVPDDITIPMVLDVLQSSDENGWLLDGFPRSIVQAQKLWEALEKDGVKLDYVIEILLPRETAKNRIMGRRLCENDPNHPNNKFIDAIKPDGDKCRVCGGALTERADDQDEEAISKRHDIYYDDKTGTIAAAYFYKDLAPKAGFKYIELNGEGSIDSIKETLMAQLV; this is encoded by the coding sequence ATGAATATTCTTATTTTCGGACCTAACGGTAGTGGTAAAGGAACTCAGGGCGCTCTTGCTAAGAAAAAATTTGATCTTGATCATATCGAATCAGGTGCTATCTTCCGTAAACATATCGGTGGCGGAACTGAACTTGGAATGAAAGCTAAGGCATTCATTGAAAAAGGCGAACTCGTACCTGACGACATCACCATTCCTATGGTACTCGACGTTCTTCAGTCTTCCGATGAAAACGGCTGGTTGCTTGACGGCTTCCCCCGTTCTATCGTTCAGGCTCAGAAACTTTGGGAAGCTCTTGAAAAAGACGGCGTAAAACTTGATTACGTTATCGAAATCCTTCTTCCTCGTGAAACTGCTAAAAACCGCATCATGGGTCGTCGCCTTTGCGAAAATGATCCTAACCACCCTAACAACAAATTCATCGACGCTATCAAGCCTGATGGAGACAAATGTCGCGTATGTGGCGGAGCTCTTACCGAGCGCGCTGATGATCAGGACGAAGAAGCAATCAGCAAACGTCATGACATTTACTACGATGACAAGACTGGTACCATTGCAGCAGCATACTTCTATAAAGATCTCGCTCCTAAAGCCGGCTTCAAATACATTGAACTCAACGGCGAAGGTTCTATTGATTCTATTAAAGAAACTCTCATGGCTCAGCTTGTATAA
- the mgtE gene encoding magnesium transporter, which translates to MKRAKGIPEPLRQWQESGKGLVGEVDQRVIDAMHPADAADHIEELGLDEQVKFIKQLPIRDAADSIAEMEKYDQRELIEKLNLGMAARILEFMSPDDATDILEGLDDDLRESLLRQIKAEDREEISTLLTFDPETAGGVMNTEVAILLEDLTVDQAIASIRAEVEDKSIPYYAYLVDRRNHLTGAVSLRDLLISRPGKKLKELIHNQHLISVTYEVDKEEVARLIGHYNFLAMPVTDFEHRLLGVVTVDDVIDIINEEASEDMQSMVGAGTDETTDSPWTYSVKKRLPWLVINVANSAISAWVVHLFEANIAKMAILAVLMPIVANQAGNTGQQALAVMIRQFATEKFDRKKSWNAVFRELKIGLANGVCIAFLVLMAVYMLTDNSALAMVMSGALFIDMLMGAVVGGAIPIILKEFGRDPAQASSIFLTTITDSLGFLSLLGLAGIFLL; encoded by the coding sequence ATGAAAAGGGCAAAAGGAATACCTGAACCACTCAGGCAATGGCAAGAAAGCGGAAAAGGACTTGTTGGTGAAGTTGACCAACGGGTTATTGATGCTATGCATCCTGCGGATGCTGCTGACCATATCGAAGAATTAGGGCTGGATGAACAGGTAAAGTTCATCAAACAGCTTCCAATTCGTGATGCCGCTGATTCTATTGCCGAGATGGAAAAATATGACCAGCGAGAACTGATCGAAAAGCTTAATTTAGGAATGGCTGCGCGTATTTTGGAGTTTATGTCTCCGGATGATGCGACTGATATTCTTGAAGGGCTTGATGATGATTTGCGCGAGAGTTTGTTGCGTCAAATAAAAGCTGAAGACAGAGAAGAAATTTCGACTCTGCTCACCTTTGATCCTGAAACGGCCGGTGGTGTTATGAACACCGAGGTTGCAATTCTTCTTGAAGATCTGACTGTTGATCAGGCAATTGCATCCATCAGGGCAGAGGTTGAAGATAAAAGCATTCCTTATTACGCGTATCTTGTTGACCGCAGAAACCATTTGACCGGTGCGGTTTCCTTGCGCGACCTTCTTATTTCCCGTCCCGGAAAAAAATTAAAAGAATTAATTCATAATCAGCATTTGATTTCCGTTACTTATGAAGTGGACAAAGAAGAAGTTGCCAGACTTATAGGCCATTATAATTTTCTTGCGATGCCTGTCACAGATTTTGAGCATAGACTGCTGGGAGTTGTTACCGTTGATGATGTTATTGACATTATTAATGAAGAAGCCAGTGAAGATATGCAGTCAATGGTTGGTGCGGGTACTGACGAAACAACGGATTCTCCGTGGACTTATTCTGTTAAAAAGAGACTTCCTTGGCTTGTTATAAATGTTGCTAATTCAGCTATTTCAGCTTGGGTAGTTCATTTATTTGAGGCTAATATCGCCAAGATGGCTATTTTAGCGGTTCTGATGCCGATTGTTGCAAATCAGGCAGGTAATACCGGGCAGCAGGCTCTTGCTGTTATGATCAGACAATTTGCAACGGAAAAATTTGATCGCAAAAAATCTTGGAACGCAGTTTTTCGTGAACTCAAGATCGGACTTGCTAATGGTGTCTGTATAGCTTTTCTCGTTCTTATGGCTGTTTATATGCTGACTGACAATTCAGCTCTTGCAATGGTAATGTCCGGGGCTTTGTTTATTGATATGCTTATGGGGGCTGTGGTCGGCGGAGCTATTCCGATTATTCTAAAAGAATTTGGTCGTGATCCGGCGCAGGCTTCTTCAATATTCTTAACAACGATTACAGACAGTTTAGGATTTCTTTCCTTGCTTGGTCTGGCCGGGATATTTTTATTGTAA
- the tilS gene encoding tRNA lysidine(34) synthetase TilS codes for MKLPLSIQELDSEYARLCLDIEKFGNLKSGTNFASQKLLIAVSGGIDSTALLIISTLLARKSGGRVFCAHMDHNLREESCQDLDFVEKLCSDLGVQCACKSEKVNDYAVTKSIGLEEAGRILRYNFFNECMKKFDTSFLVLAHHLGDLCEDVVMRLIRGAGWPALGGMDAYDPNRKLLRPLLTTNKLQLEEFLKSIDCPWREDKSNFSDKWTRNRIRNHIIPLLHNENPSFGTSIARLKSQADQDQDYWNSEITKSLKKLEQLDGGEWLAPCSLLNKSHPALRCRLFKKIIEKLGKGHALADSITLLDNAYSARKTGSVFQFPAGKTATITRKGIVFKISQRY; via the coding sequence GTGAAATTACCTTTATCAATACAAGAACTGGACTCAGAGTATGCACGGTTATGCCTTGATATCGAAAAATTCGGTAATCTTAAATCAGGCACAAACTTTGCTTCGCAAAAATTGCTCATAGCGGTTTCAGGTGGAATAGACTCTACCGCCCTTCTGATTATATCAACCCTGCTGGCCCGTAAATCGGGTGGCAGGGTTTTCTGCGCTCATATGGATCACAACCTTAGAGAAGAATCCTGTCAAGATCTTGATTTTGTTGAAAAATTATGCTCGGATTTAGGTGTTCAATGTGCATGTAAATCTGAAAAGGTTAACGATTATGCTGTTACCAAATCAATCGGTCTTGAAGAAGCAGGTAGGATTTTACGGTATAATTTCTTCAACGAATGCATGAAGAAATTTGACACTTCATTTTTAGTTCTGGCTCATCATCTTGGAGATCTCTGTGAAGACGTAGTAATGCGCCTTATCCGCGGAGCGGGCTGGCCTGCTCTTGGCGGGATGGATGCCTATGATCCTAACAGAAAGCTTCTTAGACCTCTGCTTACGACGAATAAACTGCAACTTGAAGAGTTTCTAAAAAGCATCGATTGCCCATGGCGGGAAGACAAAAGCAATTTTTCGGATAAATGGACCAGAAACCGAATTCGTAATCACATAATTCCATTGCTGCACAATGAAAATCCAAGTTTCGGTACCAGCATTGCCAGACTAAAAAGTCAGGCCGATCAGGATCAGGATTACTGGAATAGTGAAATAACAAAAAGTTTAAAAAAGCTGGAACAACTTGATGGCGGAGAATGGCTAGCACCTTGCTCACTGTTAAATAAAAGCCATCCAGCCTTAAGATGTCGCCTTTTTAAAAAAATCATAGAAAAACTTGGTAAAGGGCATGCCCTTGCCGATTCAATAACTCTCCTTGATAATGCCTACTCTGCCCGGAAAACAGGATCAGTATTCCAATTTCCAGCTGGAAAAACAGCGACAATTACAAGAAAAGGTATAGTGTTCAAAATTTCCCAGAGATATTGA
- the hemA gene encoding glutamyl-tRNA reductase, with protein MDQNIYLIGLNHKSAGVDVRERYALTNIEEFEKGLLDMGIREVMALSTCNRVEIIVVCSEEFTENEILSYWADKCGGSKVDLEPNTYCHKNLKAVNHLFRVASSLDSMIVGEPQILGQLKDSYRKAVEAGAARVIINRMLHKSFFVAKRVRSETSIASNAVSISYAAVELAKKIFGELKGQKALLIGAGEMAELAATHLLNSGVETIRIANRTFSRAEELAKTMNGKAIPFEALYDCLSDTDIIISSTGAPHAVIKAKDMKKVIKQRKFRPMFFIDIAVPRDIDPDVNGLDNVYLYDIDDLKDVVEENMAQREDEAVKANSIVESETLSFGNWINSLDLQPTIVDLFDRSEGVARKELAKTLKRLGKIDIETQEAIETMALSIGKKLLHEPVSFLKRRTEEEGAAEKFVDLARRMFNLDNDTIPPDAHCRRKKQKD; from the coding sequence ATGGACCAAAATATTTACCTTATAGGCCTCAACCACAAATCTGCAGGAGTAGATGTCCGTGAACGTTACGCCCTGACCAATATTGAAGAGTTCGAAAAAGGACTCCTTGATATGGGAATTCGCGAAGTCATGGCGCTTTCCACCTGTAATAGAGTTGAAATTATTGTCGTATGTTCAGAAGAATTCACTGAAAATGAAATCCTCTCATACTGGGCTGACAAATGTGGCGGTTCAAAAGTAGATCTCGAACCCAATACTTATTGTCATAAAAATCTTAAAGCAGTTAACCACTTGTTCAGAGTAGCCAGCAGCCTTGATTCAATGATCGTCGGCGAACCTCAAATTCTCGGTCAGCTTAAAGATTCATATCGAAAAGCTGTTGAAGCCGGAGCCGCCAGAGTCATTATTAACAGGATGCTGCATAAGTCTTTTTTTGTTGCTAAAAGAGTACGCTCAGAAACTTCGATTGCTTCAAACGCAGTATCAATAAGTTATGCTGCGGTTGAACTTGCCAAGAAAATTTTCGGTGAACTTAAAGGGCAAAAAGCCCTGCTCATCGGGGCTGGTGAAATGGCTGAACTGGCTGCAACACATTTACTAAACAGCGGTGTTGAAACGATTCGTATCGCCAACAGAACTTTTTCCAGAGCTGAAGAACTGGCAAAAACTATGAACGGCAAAGCCATACCTTTTGAAGCCCTTTACGATTGCCTAAGCGACACTGACATCATTATAAGCTCCACAGGAGCGCCGCATGCTGTCATTAAAGCCAAGGACATGAAAAAGGTTATTAAACAGCGCAAATTCCGTCCTATGTTCTTTATTGATATTGCCGTTCCGCGTGACATCGACCCCGATGTCAATGGTCTTGATAACGTATATCTTTACGATATCGATGATCTTAAAGACGTGGTTGAAGAAAACATGGCGCAACGTGAAGATGAAGCTGTAAAAGCAAACTCCATTGTCGAATCAGAAACACTTTCGTTCGGTAACTGGATAAACTCACTTGATTTGCAACCAACCATTGTTGACCTTTTTGACCGCAGTGAAGGTGTTGCCAGAAAAGAGTTAGCCAAGACTTTAAAAAGACTTGGTAAAATTGATATTGAAACACAAGAAGCCATTGAAACAATGGCTCTGTCTATCGGTAAAAAGCTGCTTCATGAACCCGTTTCTTTTCTCAAACGCAGAACAGAAGAAGAAGGCGCCGCAGAAAAGTTTGTTGATTTAGCCAGACGCATGTTCAACCTTGATAATGATACTATTCCACCGGATGCACACTGTAGGCGCAAGAAACAAAAAGATTAA